The genomic region AATgaacaattgaaaatttggaaGAAGATAATGCTTGAAGATGTCATCTCCAGAATAATATCGAAAAAACAATAACTAACAACCATCATCAACGTTCATGGTTCACCCGAAAAATCcacaataaaataagtaaGACGTAGCAATATCGGAATTTCTTCAGTTCACAAAGCTACAATACTTAGATTATAAATACTAACCTAATTAGACTTGAAACGGCAGATATACATGATATCACTAGAGTTTAATTTCCATAACGCTCTTGACGCGGGGTGAGTAGAGCGAATAGACGACGGCCTGCCGTTGGGCGACCCCGAGCTGCGACTTCCCGTCGGCAAAGGCGGCTTCCGCCTCCACCGGGTCGGACAGGCGGCGATTATGGCGGAAGGCGTCGAGAACTCGGCGATTTGCATACTCCCTTATGTTGTAGTCCGTGAACTGACGCGCCGTCCGCAGGAGTGAACGGAAGAGTGAGAGCACTTGAATACGAGTGCGAGCCGACCCCATTGATGTCTCCTTCTTCTGTTCTACAGTTCATCTCCCATCAGCAGGCAGACATCTCTGGAGGTATAAATGAGTTGCGTGAATGATTGTGGGTGGaatattctctctcttttattttttgtgggtAATTGGCAGTTTGCTCCTCTGTTGAAGAAGAATTATTTCAAAGTTGTGGCTAAATCTATCATTATACCTTTTGTTAAACcatatcattttttgttcGGGATAGTTGCATTTATATCCCTGaactatgatttatttatacaaattatttatattttttgcataattataaactaatcaaaaaatataaatagctTGTACATTTTTAGGAGgtgtagtttttcaaaaaagtaaggaatggtttgtgtaagtgataataataatttgatgggcgtatgtataattatttaaaaaataagaataatttgtataaataaatcatatatcaaGGATATAAATGTAATCATTCCTTTTTGTTTAGTTTCCCAATGTATCTTTAGTATTGGAGAAGAGCACAGTGGCCTTTGCTTCATATAACAATTTTTGTTGGCTGCTTTCTTCCTTGTGTGATGACCATATCAAAGAGCAGATTCTATAATGTGTTTCCAACACCTGAACTCTTTGTGACAGATAAATGTGGAAAAGCTAATGAAGATAGGGTGGTAGTCGGCGCCGACTCGCGATATTTCTAGCTAGCTCATTTTGAAGCTCGACTCAAGCCCAAGATTTTTAAGCCGGAGCTTaagatcatatatttttatttttgagctGGCtcataagttttttttttttttctaaaagtattaatatgtttttttaaatatttttatatgtttaactaaatatttaatattatatcaacTTCATATCCAATATTCACCgtacattataattattaatcaatacctcataatttaattttggatgataataaaatatgttatctttatttatattatttaataaaattaagttcaatcaatatttttagtaagttttgataatttttactttttgcttataaacttatattaaatttggtGATTTCTATGTGATGCGTTCAAAAAATGCACGGGTCCAATTGATATGGACTACGTTCAAAGCTTTGGCCAAAATGAATGCAAATCCTAAAAGGGTGAATTGCAAAAAAGACGTTAGCACTCCAACGTTCAAATTAGTCTCGAATTTaggaataaaaaatgaatcatAATGAGAAATTGATATATAAGTAAGAAATTCATagacaaaattataatcagTGTGCAATTCGAAGCAAAAGGAAGAATAATGAGCAATTTTGtacgtaatatttttctacatcataggaataattaaaaaattttaaaaagtataaaataatatatcaattctatgcgattaattcatatattaaattatttgaataatgcaTTTAAACTTATCACCTCGAATAGAACgactaacaaaaatattttaatccattactagagtgcatttaattatttataaaagtatatttatataaattatattttttcttttccgtacatatataattagaaaatactatttatttaatctactcacaactaaataaattatatacatattcatacatatatacataaatatatatatataagagacatgatttgacaataaacaatactttttgtctcccattaaccaatatcaaatataccatacttattttatattattttcaaacataaaatcaaacatacatactatctctaatatatatttatttatttttatttttctgtctttAGCTCTACAAAACATgttaaaataagttaaaaatgaaaccaaatacAGTAATGAATTATGGAACTAATGTTTTCCGATAAGTTATAGAGGAGCCAGTAGGATTCCTGCACGTGTTGTTTCGGCCGAGTAAGCCAATTACAAGAGCCCTTGAAAGTGTTCTTCGGCGCTAGAGACCCCCGATTCACCAACACCCGATCCCCCTCCCTCCCACCCCCCACATTCTTTTTCCCTCCATTAACGAAGCTTTTTAAGCAGCTTCAATTCCTCCACGAGTGTTCGATTTCTGCTTTCCAAGCTGGAATACAGAGCCTGAATTGAATCTGAAGATAGTTGCGGCGGGGCGGGGGTTTATTCGACGCCGATCGCTCCACATACAGAGCCTGAATTGAATCTGAAGATAGTTGCGGCGGGGCGGGGGTTTATTCGACGCCGATCGCTCCACAAACTTAGTGAAACCCCCTCAAATGGTGTTGCTCTTACGGTGAAGGTACGACGGTGGTTTCTGGCTACTGTCtgctttattctttttcttgaattgataTTGCTCTCGTCTTGTTCGgggttgatttttttttttgtccataATTGATTTTGGGTTTGTTAATTTAGGGTTATTGTTCCGTTCTTTTTCAATCTTgtaattagggttttggttCTCTGGTTTTGGCTCCTAATGGTTTGCAGTTGGAAAGTACCCCTTTTCGCTTTCTGGTTTAGTTGTCACCTAGTTCTTTGTGATTTAGTGGTGTACTGAACATATCCAGGGTTTCTGCTTTAGTTTCTTCTCGATGTTTCTTTGACTACTGTGAAAGCTTAAACCTCTGccacattatcataaaaaaaagagatgtgCTGCGTGGTTGTTTGTTGTTAGTTTGCTTCTAATTGTAATGTAATTTTCTGCTTTCCTCAAATTCCCTTTGTTTGTATTTCTCTGGTGCCCTATAATTAGGGTTTTCAATGTGGTATGTTGGGTTTATTACTATGCTTATCAATGAAGATTGTTGTACCGTGGTTATGAAAATTGAGGGACTCAGGTTTTATGCCTTGACATAAATGACTAGTTTCTTGGTTCTGTAGCTGAAATCTCCACTTAAACAATTACAATTTAAGGTTTAAGGTCTTAAAATTGTCGTGAAGTGTCACTGAGTTGATGGTATAAGTGTTCAATGGAAAGTTCACTGTCTCAGATTtgattttatccaaaattagaatttcaatttAAGTATATAGTGTCTTGCCCATGTGTTAGCATTATTTCACTGCATGGATACCATGAATATATGTTTTCCAGATTCGGTTTTGGCATGCAGGATAATTTTGGTAAAGTTGGAATGGGAATAGATTTGTTAAAATGCAGCATACTCAGACATGAAACTCAATAAGGCAGATAGGAAAAATGAGTTTGTTGAGGAATGGCATTTTTGCAactcatattttttcattcaataatgatattttggtaAGGTATTTTGATTTGGAACTAAGATGAAATCTGAGCATAAATTGGCCTAATACTTTGCATCTGCAAAGTAAGTTCACTTAGCTCATATAGGGAATAATGTTACATTATTGCAAGTCATACATTTTCATTCcataatgatattttgataagaTACAAGGTTTGAACCTTAGATAAAATGAACCACATGTTGGCATAATACTTCAAATGAGATCCACCCAAAATACGTCTaacaaaatcataatattaaaacaagtagTTCAAAGCgaactaaaagtaaataatgtttgtgctgcaaaataaaaaagtctttgaaacaaaatattcagTCTCTATGGTTtgggaaaattgcaataattattgatatagtTTCTAAAAGACTAGGGAAATGGGGATCATCTACTTTCAGCTTTTAACGTCAAAGGGCAATGTTTAACagctataaaattaaacattttgaAGTGATGGAACTTGATAAGATAACCAATTCTCTACCTCACCTCTGTTAAGTCTTTTCTAAAGCTCCACGCTTCATGGCTGAtagaattgaagaaaaatggatacCGTGCAGGCTTCAATTTCCACTAGAATGGTTGAATTAGGTTTCAAATCTGACATGACCAACTCCAAGTCTTTTGATAATGCTCCAATTGGTAGGGGCTTGAGCAccacattttaatatttctggTAGTTGTGTGCCAAATTCTGCAGTTTAAGGAAACTTTCGTCGTATACTTACGACCTCTATAACTAATTATGTAGGGTGCATTAAGATTGATCACAGGTAAGATACGCAaggaaagaaattataaaaaatatttgtacttgctgtcttttattttctcattcatcATAAAACTGAATCAAAGTGATTGGAGATTTAAGATTGTTATCTTCTTGGTGGTGATTCAAAAGGATTGTCATCATTTTACTCTCACATCAGAagtgaagaaggaaaaatgtaTGTAACACTGTATGATTTGCACCGTACCTTGTTTGGGGAAGTTTCTTGAGATATCCCACACTGTTCATTCGGAGAACGCAAATTTACCTTGGTcagataatataaacaaacaaacaatgaGATATGGCGATGACGGAAAGAAGTTAGAAAATCATCTAGTCGTCCCTCGAAACAACTGAATGTTAAGCCTGAACCtgattgtttatatacttGGTAGTTGGACTCAATTATTGATTGCAGTTACCGTTTCATGATTTTCCTATCTTCTAGTTTCAAGGAGGTTGgtgattttatatatgttaatggTTTTATTTGATGAACTTGCAGTGTGTGCCTAAGGTTTGATATTGTGTACCTACCTCGCAGTCTGGGGCATCTGTGCTATTTGGGTGCTTTATCCTCCCacgtaatttttgttttgccATTAGACTTCTGCCAACAATTTAACTATGTTGATATTTGTCCACACCCCACTGGTACCCTGATGTGTAGTtacattatttgatttgatcctTTTAGCTTTATTTCTTTgctttgatatttttatttttctgatcaAGCACCAATCAGTTAAAGAATGAATGGTAGTTATATCACAAATGGGTCATGTATAACTAActgattttgttaattatgacTCTCAATTGTATTCTTCTAAGAAATTTCTATGGTAGAATTAAATTCACGATGGActtgcaatttattttcagaGCTGGGCCATGGTTCATGGCCAAATTAAGTATTTATGAAAGGCAGGACTTATTTTCAGAGGCTGTAGCTTGAAAAATGTGATTGGCAAGAATGCTGAATATATTTTGACAGCTCTCTAGTGAGTCATCTTCTAGCATAACTTTTTTCTCCTAGGAGAATGAAAGCTGTTTTAGCTTCAACCTAGAACTTTTTTCCGCTCTCTGTGATGCTTGGGGCGATATAGGCGTAACATTAGATATTTGACCATGTTTTTGCACTTCCTGGATGTGCACGAGCATGCACATGCACACGTTTAAgtgcattttctttatttctacGGAGGTCTTTGAGTGGAAATACTGAACTTACAAGTATTTCATGTCATTTGTATTCTCTTTGCTTTGAGATTGCCTTTCATTTGTCCTTGAATTGCCAAGTTATCCCCTTCCCGGTTTCCCTGAGTCCACCATTGTCAGAATTCATCTCGTGCTTTCCAATTCCTTTTTCAACACTTATATGGAGAATATGGAGACCCGATGAATTCAGGGTCTTATTATGCCTTTGTTCAAGGAGTTGGCAGCACCTAGCCATTGTGTTATTGAATATTACACCTACCTTCGTTAGCGCTGGTTtagttattgtaattatgtttgttgtCTGTAGATTTTGTAATAACTCATCTTGGTTGTTCTTGCTCAGGAGGTGGTGTTCAGGTTAAGAAGCAAGCACAGAACTGAAGATTGATTTCAGGAGATTATGATGCgctcataattttgtttgttttccagatataattttcttatgttGTATAGATGGATACGAGtggaaaagaattttaaactTGAAGCACTGGATTCTTTATATCAAGTTTAAGGCTTTAAGCGTACCAACATTACACAATTGATAATTTGGGTGTCAACCATCTATGCCTAGCAACGAATTTGGAGATAGggttcacaatttttttgcaCAAGACAACTCATTGCAGGGGAATCATCACTCACAAGTTGTGGAAGGGAATTGGCCAGTGCTAAACAGCAACTTTTGGGTTGGCAACCAAAGACAAGTTGATCTATTGAGTTCcactaacaaaaattatactcCGCAAACCTCAGGTATCACATGGCTGCTTGATCATCAACTTAAACCGTTTACTGGattgttttcttatttatgatatttgttCTCTTTTGCAGACGTAGATAGAGGAGAGGGCAGCTATCCCCTTCATGAGGCACATGACTTGAACTTTACTCAGCCAAATCTGAGGCCTGATTTTGCTAAAAGTCAGTCCTTAAATGAACAACCAAATTTGAATGGCTTCATGTATGGAAATGAGTTTCACCAGACAAGGCAGAATGAAGCAAATTTTCTGGCAGTGGATACAGATTCTGATCAGCGTCTTTCAATAACCTCAAGAGGCTTATCTGTCCGTGAGTTGCAGCAAGCTAGTGGCCCTGACCATCACACAAAAGCTTCAATTAGATCAGGAACATCTTTGTCCCCCGTCACCTTTGATCTTTTTGGCGGGCACCAGCAGATGAGCCATCAGCAGTCAACCGTACCACAATCTTTGCAGCGTCAGCAATCTGGAATCAATGACATGCAGCAATTTCAACATCAACTCATGATCAGGAAAATGCAAGAGCTGCAAAGGCAGCAGCAACTTCAGCAACTTGGTTTAAGGCAACAGGATTTGATTAATCAGGTTCCCCCCTTTGCTAAACAGGCATCTGGCACCCAGACCACATTGGTGAATGGAACACCAAACTCTGATTGCTTACAGTACCCTTGGAGCGCTGAGCTTGGTACAAACTGGCTGAACCGGGGTTCTCCAACCATGCAGGTGTCTGCTAATGGACTTGGTTTTCCACCAAATCTTGGCCAGACACAGTGCTCAGTGGATTTGGTGGCACAGCAGGTTGATCAATCTCTTTATGGAGTTCCTATTTCAAGTTCAAGGGGTTTACCCGGAAACCAATATTCCCAAATGGTGACAGATAAATCTTCAATGCCTCAAATGtctaataatagtaattttcttCAGGATAATCAACATAATTTATTGCCAGATCAGGTAGGTGTACAGAACGAGTCTTCCATTTCTAGGCATAAATTTCAGACTGAAAACATGTTTGGACTTGCTTCTAGGCAATCTCCAAATACTGTGATGAGAAATATTGGGGGCCTCCAGCAAGTGAATTCCTTGTCGAGAAATGCACCTCAGCAGGATTTCCTGGGGAGACAGGATCTAGCTGTTCGACCAGATACCTCATGTGAAAAGCCAACTAGGCAGGTTGCCTCACCACAGAATGAAGTTGCCCTAGATCCAACAGAAGAAAAGATTTTGTTTGGTTCAGATGATAATATATGGTCTGCCTTTGGCAAGCCAACACATAATACTGGAGAAGCTGGTATTTTGTTCGATAATGGTGGCTTATCAAATGGTTTACCTTCTATTCAAAGTGGTAGTTGGAGTGCTCTTATGCAATCAGCTGTAGGTGAAACGTCCAGCAGCGATATGCCGCCACAGGAGGGTTGGAGTGGTCTGAACTTTCACAATAATGATGGTCCTTCAGGGAGTCAGCCCCTTTCATTGAACAATGAGAGTTGCAAACAAGTATCATCTTTAGCTGATGACAGTCTGCAAATGCCATCAGCCCAGAGTTCTGGATCGTTTGCTCCTGATGATATCAATACAAACAATGTAATGGGGTTGAATCAATTAAGccagaaatttcaaaatgaacCTGGCCAAAGATTGCAGACTGAGATGTCTCAGAGGTTTTATCAGTCTTTGGAGGAAGCTGGCAAGTGGTCAAACAGCGGTCCATTACAAAGTTCAGTTGCTGAAGATACAGATGCCTCTCATTCTCTACAGGCAGAGAGAAATGCCAAAACAAATTCTCCAACTTGGGTTTCTGGACACACTGGAACTAGACTACAATCAAATGGTTGGAATTCTCTGGAAGCTATACCACCTGGTGGAGAGAGGGTGATGAATAATCATAAGGCTGAGAAGCTGCACCAAAATTCTCAAAACAGTCAAGTGAGAGTGGTGCATGGAGAAGTGGTTCATGGAACTTCTCTATGGAAGTTGAATACTGTTCATAGTTCTCCTTCTGAGTTGGGTCATGTAAAATCTAGGGTAGCCAGTTCCCCAGCAAATCAGGAAACTTTAAGTTCGAAAAATGATGCATCAGTAGCTAACTCATGTAATGCAAGGATAAGTGAAGAAACCAGTCCATTTGTTCAGCATAATTATTTACTCAATCAGTGGAAGAATGCCCATCCTTCGACTAGATCCCAAGGAGCTGAAAGTCTGGTAAGATCACTGGATCAAGCTAATGACCTGAATCAGGTTTTGGACCCAATGAATAGCCGTGAAAAAGATGAAGTTGCGAGACATGCAAGGCATGAGATAGATAATTGTGATGGGAAGGAAAATTCTAATGACAGCCATCGCTCAAACTTGTCTCAGCACACTTCTGGTTCGTTCAGAGAAGGTGATTCACGATCTCTTCCCATtgggaagcaaacttcaacAAATCAGCTTCCTAGGAAAGTTTCTGCTCATCGCAAGTTTCAGTATCATCCCATGGGAAATGTTGATGAGGATGTTGGAACCTATGCTCACAAGCAAACCACCCGTACACAGGCTATGTACCAGCAAAATCCCCATTTTGGCCAGTCAAAAATATTTGGTCAGGGTCCAACGAATTCAACAGTAAAGGAAAAggtgtttttttaattttgtgacaTGTATGTATAACACTTCCTGTTGACTAGGCAGAAATcaggattaattttattatttgcagGACCAGTCCTCTGAGCTGCAAAGAGATATTGAAGCTCCTGATGAGGTACCATCACGTGGAAACCTTTCTGGTCATGCGCCTAAGGTATCAGTTCTCTTTAGTCGACCCGTTGATGCATACACGTCCAGCAATGCTTCTTCTTCAAGGTACCTTCACTATTCACTTCCATTGCTGGTGTCAGTAAAACTAATCTAAACTTCTGCCATACTATTTTAACTTTATCCATTTCATGCTAGTCAAAACATGCTGGAGCTTCTTCACAAGGTCGATCAATCAACTAGTCATGGTGCCATGGTTCTGTTTAGCTCTTCTGAGGGCAATGCATCACCTCAGCTGCCCCAAGCAGAAAAGTTGGATGCGGTTGGCAGCCTCCAGCATAATCAGGCTTCTGTCTCTCAAGGTTTTGGGTTGCAACTTGGTCCTCCATCCCAAAGGCTGCAGATTCCTGAGCGTCAATTGTCTTCTCAAAATGGTCATGACGCATTTAATTCCTTGTATTCTAGTAATGCTGCTGCAGAAATGGGAGGTAAAGACCAGCAGATGGTTGCCACACATACAGGTCCATCTTTGCCTTCCTTTGAAGAAACCCAGGTTGAGTTCAAGATTAACAGATCTGCAATTCCAGATCATGGTGGGAATGAGAACTCTCTGTATAAGATGCCTGGAAATGTTAATTTAGCTTCCAGTTCGGCTATTCCGAATTCAAGAAGTAATGTTCAGAATGAACATATAACTAGTTCAACTGGAAAAATGTTGGTGAATCAGCGGATTGACTCCAATGGGTACAGTTCCTACTCTGCACAAAGAAGGCTTGCAGAGACTCTCTTGCCTGATGCATCTGGCTGTTTTAAACAAGATAATCTTGCATCATCTGGGGGCACGTCGCGTCAAACCGGCCCGAGTGATGTAACGAAAAGAGTTCCAACTACAACTATACCCACCCGGGATGGTAAGACGACTTCTCAGCATTTTGGCATGTCTGGTATTCCTCGACAGGGATATTCTAAACAAATGTTGCATAATATGTGGACCAATGTTCCTACCcatcaaaataatatgagCATTCAGTTTCAGCAAGCATCATCACATACTCAAGAGTCACCCCAGCCAAATATTTTGGAATCAAGTTCTCCTTTGACACAAGGTCAAGTAAACCCTCAGGGGATTTTTGATGGGGAAGAGCAAAGGCTGAAGGAGAGTTCTGGTCAGCCAGTAGTATTTGCAAACACTGACCCAGTTCCAGAGATGGAAAAATCATTGGGAAAAGCATCCTCCATGAAAAATTGCTTGGAAGATTCTCCTGCAAATTCTGCTTCTACACAGAAGGATATTGAAGCCTTTGGTCGATCACTGAGACCTAATAGCTTCTCTCATCAAAATTATTCCTTACTGAGCCAAATGCAGGGTTTAAAGGATGCAGAGGCTGATTCAAGCGACAGGGTCTCGAAGAGGATGAAAGGACCAGAAAGTGTTTCGGATGTTCATATAGCAACTGTGAAGGCACAGCAGCAGAATGAACACAATGCAGTAGGAGATTCTTTGGGTT from Sesamum indicum cultivar Zhongzhi No. 13 linkage group LG3, S_indicum_v1.0, whole genome shotgun sequence harbors:
- the LOC105157976 gene encoding uncharacterized protein LOC105157976 isoform X1, which codes for MPSNEFGDRVHNFFAQDNSLQGNHHSQVVEGNWPVLNSNFWVGNQRQVDLLSSTNKNYTPQTSDVDRGEGSYPLHEAHDLNFTQPNLRPDFAKSQSLNEQPNLNGFMYGNEFHQTRQNEANFLAVDTDSDQRLSITSRGLSVRELQQASGPDHHTKASIRSGTSLSPVTFDLFGGHQQMSHQQSTVPQSLQRQQSGINDMQQFQHQLMIRKMQELQRQQQLQQLGLRQQDLINQVPPFAKQASGTQTTLVNGTPNSDCLQYPWSAELGTNWLNRGSPTMQVSANGLGFPPNLGQTQCSVDLVAQQVDQSLYGVPISSSRGLPGNQYSQMVTDKSSMPQMSNNSNFLQDNQHNLLPDQVGVQNESSISRHKFQTENMFGLASRQSPNTVMRNIGGLQQVNSLSRNAPQQDFLGRQDLAVRPDTSCEKPTRQVASPQNEVALDPTEEKILFGSDDNIWSAFGKPTHNTGEAGILFDNGGLSNGLPSIQSGSWSALMQSAVGETSSSDMPPQEGWSGLNFHNNDGPSGSQPLSLNNESCKQVSSLADDSLQMPSAQSSGSFAPDDINTNNVMGLNQLSQKFQNEPGQRLQTEMSQRFYQSLEEAGKWSNSGPLQSSVAEDTDASHSLQAERNAKTNSPTWVSGHTGTRLQSNGWNSLEAIPPGGERVMNNHKAEKLHQNSQNSQVRVVHGEVVHGTSLWKLNTVHSSPSELGHVKSRVASSPANQETLSSKNDASVANSCNARISEETSPFVQHNYLLNQWKNAHPSTRSQGAESLVRSLDQANDLNQVLDPMNSREKDEVARHARHEIDNCDGKENSNDSHRSNLSQHTSGSFREGDSRSLPIGKQTSTNQLPRKVSAHRKFQYHPMGNVDEDVGTYAHKQTTRTQAMYQQNPHFGQSKIFGQGPTNSTVKEKDQSSELQRDIEAPDEVPSRGNLSGHAPKVSVLFSRPVDAYTSSNASSSSQNMLELLHKVDQSTSHGAMVLFSSSEGNASPQLPQAEKLDAVGSLQHNQASVSQGFGLQLGPPSQRLQIPERQLSSQNGHDAFNSLYSSNAAAEMGGKDQQMVATHTGPSLPSFEETQVEFKINRSAIPDHGGNENSLYKMPGNVNLASSSAIPNSRSNVQNEHITSSTGKMLVNQRIDSNGYSSYSAQRRLAETLLPDASGCFKQDNLASSGGTSRQTGPSDVTKRVPTTTIPTRDGKTTSQHFGMSGIPRQGYSKQMLHNMWTNVPTHQNNMSIQFQQASSHTQESPQPNILESSSPLTQGQVNPQGIFDGEEQRLKESSGQPVVFANTDPVPEMEKSLGKASSMKNCLEDSPANSASTQKDIEAFGRSLRPNSFSHQNYSLLSQMQGLKDAEADSSDRVSKRMKGPESVSDVHIATVKAQQQNEHNAVGDSLGSSTGAPSEDSGMLHFSSPAEIFHKNTSQQGNVASQDMLGLSRDISESKSCGGYSTSARADHHQVSPQMAPSWFNQYGTFKNGQMLQIYDARKVTSLRPGEHVGKSSTGLDTLNAEEKGTVAPIDACQLGNSHQSSIPSLLANGHFSSQSSQLNVTGQHLEILRPKKRKSATSELHPWHRIISEGSQDLWTLSKPEADWNKATNRLAEKVEDDAELIEDGPPMLRSKRRLTLTTHLMQQLLPPSPAAILPVDATMSYEIVAYAVSRIALGDACSTVSRSSNLDQPGDSMDRLRAKSKLSERNGCRCYAKASEELMRRARKLENDFFRLDKSVSMLDLRLECQDLEKFSVINRFARFHGRGQSDNTEASTDTTPSAQKPIPQRYVTALPMPRSLPDRVQCLSL
- the LOC105157976 gene encoding uncharacterized protein LOC105157976 isoform X2 — translated: MPSNEFGDRVHNFFAQDNSLQGNHHSQVVEGNWPVLNSNFWVGNQRQVDLLSSTNKNYTPQTSDVDRGEGSYPLHEAHDLNFTQPNLRPDFAKSQSLNEQPNLNGFMYGNEFHQTRQNEANFLAVDTDSDQRLSITSRGLSVRELQQASGPDHHTKASIRSGTSLSPVTFDLFGGHQQMSHQQSTVPQSLQRQQSGINDMQQFQHQLMIRKMQELQRQQQLQQLGLRQQDLINQVPPFAKQASGTQTTLVNGTPNSDCLQYPWSAELGTNWLNRGSPTMQVSANGLGFPPNLGQTQCSVDLVAQQVDQSLYGVPISSSRGLPGNQYSQMVTDKSSMPQMSNNSNFLQDNQHNLLPDQVGVQNESSISRHKFQTENMFGLASRQSPNTVMRNIGGLQQVNSLSRNAPQQDFLGRQDLAVRPDTSCEKPTRQVASPQNEVALDPTEEKILFGSDDNIWSAFGKPTHNTGEAGILFDNGGLSNGLPSIQSGSWSALMQSAVGETSSSDMPPQEGWSGLNFHNNDGPSGSQPLSLNNESCKQVSSLADDSLQMPSAQSSGSFAPDDINTNNVMGLNQLSQKFQNEPGQRLQTEMSQRFYQSLEEAGKWSNSGPLQSSVAEDTDASHSLQAERNAKTNSPTWVSGHTGTRLQSNGWNSLEAIPPGGERVMNNHKAEKLHQNSQNSQVRVVHGEVVHGTSLWKLNTVHSSPSELGHVKSRVASSPANQETLSSKNDASVANSCNARISEETSPFVQHNYLLNQWKNAHPSTRSQGAESLVRSLDQANDLNQVLDPMNSREKDEVARHARHEIDNCDGKENSNDSHRSNLSQHTSGSFREGDSRSLPIGKQTSTNQLPRKVSAHRKFQYHPMGNVDEDVGTYAHKQTTRTQAMYQQNPHFGQSKIFGQGPTNSTVKEKSSELQRDIEAPDEVPSRGNLSGHAPKVSVLFSRPVDAYTSSNASSSSQNMLELLHKVDQSTSHGAMVLFSSSEGNASPQLPQAEKLDAVGSLQHNQASVSQGFGLQLGPPSQRLQIPERQLSSQNGHDAFNSLYSSNAAAEMGGKDQQMVATHTGPSLPSFEETQVEFKINRSAIPDHGGNENSLYKMPGNVNLASSSAIPNSRSNVQNEHITSSTGKMLVNQRIDSNGYSSYSAQRRLAETLLPDASGCFKQDNLASSGGTSRQTGPSDVTKRVPTTTIPTRDGKTTSQHFGMSGIPRQGYSKQMLHNMWTNVPTHQNNMSIQFQQASSHTQESPQPNILESSSPLTQGQVNPQGIFDGEEQRLKESSGQPVVFANTDPVPEMEKSLGKASSMKNCLEDSPANSASTQKDIEAFGRSLRPNSFSHQNYSLLSQMQGLKDAEADSSDRVSKRMKGPESVSDVHIATVKAQQQNEHNAVGDSLGSSTGAPSEDSGMLHFSSPAEIFHKNTSQQGNVASQDMLGLSRDISESKSCGGYSTSARADHHQVSPQMAPSWFNQYGTFKNGQMLQIYDARKVTSLRPGEHVGKSSTGLDTLNAEEKGTVAPIDACQLGNSHQSSIPSLLANGHFSSQSSQLNVTGQHLEILRPKKRKSATSELHPWHRIISEGSQDLWTLSKPEADWNKATNRLAEKVEDDAELIEDGPPMLRSKRRLTLTTHLMQQLLPPSPAAILPVDATMSYEIVAYAVSRIALGDACSTVSRSSNLDQPGDSMDRLRAKSKLSERNGCRCYAKASEELMRRARKLENDFFRLDKSVSMLDLRLECQDLEKFSVINRFARFHGRGQSDNTEASTDTTPSAQKPIPQRYVTALPMPRSLPDRVQCLSL